In Streptomyces sp. TS71-3, the following proteins share a genomic window:
- a CDS encoding class I SAM-dependent methyltransferase, whose product MFRPEVLDPAVDFLAARADGGPVLEFAVGTGRVALPLAARGLRVAGIELSEPMVAELRAKPAGAEFEVTVGDMATTRVPGEFALVYVVFNTISNLLSQDKQVECFRNAARHLRPGGRFAVEVFVPELRRLPPGETARPFHIGAGHVGFDTYDMVTQRLISHHYRLTEGRADTFLSHHRYVWPAELDLMARLAGLEPSERWEDWGETPFTAESRSHVSVWRKPEA is encoded by the coding sequence ATGTTCCGGCCGGAGGTCCTGGACCCGGCCGTCGACTTCCTGGCCGCCCGCGCGGACGGGGGACCGGTCCTGGAGTTCGCCGTCGGCACCGGCCGCGTGGCGCTGCCGCTGGCGGCCCGCGGCCTGCGGGTGGCGGGCATCGAACTCTCGGAGCCGATGGTGGCCGAGCTGCGCGCGAAGCCGGCCGGCGCGGAGTTCGAGGTGACCGTCGGGGACATGGCCACCACCCGGGTGCCGGGCGAGTTCGCCCTCGTCTACGTGGTCTTCAACACCATCAGCAACCTGCTCTCCCAGGACAAGCAGGTCGAGTGCTTCCGCAACGCCGCCCGGCACCTGCGGCCCGGCGGCCGGTTCGCCGTCGAGGTCTTCGTCCCCGAACTGAGGCGCCTGCCCCCCGGGGAGACGGCGCGCCCCTTCCACATCGGGGCGGGGCACGTCGGCTTCGACACGTACGACATGGTCACCCAGCGGCTCATCTCGCACCACTACCGGCTCACCGAGGGCCGCGCGGACACGTTCCTCTCCCACCACCGCTACGTCTGGCCCGCCGAGCTCGACCTGATGGCCAGGCTCGCGGGCCTGGAGCCGAGCGAGCGGTGGGAGGACTGGGGGGAGACCCCGTTCACCGCGGAGAGCCGTTCCCATGTGTCGGTGTGGCGGAAGCCGGAGGCTTGA
- a CDS encoding FAD-binding oxidoreductase: protein MTSTQQSARAEAAAQHLRDHLPADGVLLDGGPGFDEAVRVWNAAVTRRPALVARPTTTSGVQAAVRAARAHRLPLSVRAGGHDWAGRSLRTDGLVVDLTRMRTVTVDEGSRTATVQGGATTDDVIAAAVPHGLVAATGTVRTVGFTGLTLGGGYGPLMGRYGLAADNMLGAEVVLADGSTVTADARHEPDLYWALRGGGGNFGVVTETRVRLHPVSRVLGGMILYPWGQAADVFDRLGAVLHSSPDELTVQSGLITGPDGELAVFLSPVWCGDLEEGRKYVDELQQLGTPVLADVVPRRYDELFAFTDGWATRDRSYDLRTRTVTRFSPNVIAALIDAGDGLPSASTGIAIHHFHGSASRVPDVGTAFGFRRPHFVVEIVASWDEGDGAAERAWTGRVSDVLGPHALPGGYAGLLGADHHEQIAHAYGPNAARLGAAKRRYDPEGAFTGIPLPPAPE, encoded by the coding sequence ATGACATCCACCCAGCAGAGCGCCCGTGCCGAGGCCGCGGCCCAGCACCTCCGCGACCACCTCCCCGCGGACGGCGTCCTCCTCGACGGCGGCCCCGGCTTCGACGAGGCCGTCCGCGTCTGGAACGCCGCGGTCACCCGCAGGCCCGCCCTGGTGGCCCGCCCCACCACCACCTCCGGTGTGCAGGCGGCCGTCCGCGCCGCCCGCGCGCACCGGCTCCCGCTCTCCGTGCGCGCCGGGGGCCACGACTGGGCGGGCCGGTCCCTGCGCACCGACGGCCTCGTCGTCGACCTGACCCGGATGCGCACCGTCACCGTCGACGAGGGGAGCCGCACCGCCACCGTGCAGGGCGGCGCCACCACGGACGACGTCATCGCGGCCGCCGTGCCGCACGGCCTGGTCGCCGCGACCGGAACCGTCCGCACCGTCGGCTTCACCGGGCTCACCCTCGGTGGCGGCTACGGTCCGCTGATGGGCCGCTACGGCCTCGCGGCGGACAACATGCTCGGCGCGGAGGTCGTGCTCGCCGACGGCAGCACCGTGACCGCCGACGCCCGGCACGAGCCCGACCTGTACTGGGCGCTGCGGGGCGGCGGAGGGAACTTCGGCGTGGTCACGGAGACGCGCGTGAGGCTCCACCCGGTGTCCCGGGTGCTCGGCGGCATGATCCTCTACCCGTGGGGGCAGGCGGCGGACGTCTTCGACCGCCTCGGTGCCGTCCTGCACTCCTCACCCGACGAACTCACCGTCCAGAGCGGCCTGATCACCGGCCCCGACGGTGAACTGGCGGTGTTCCTCAGCCCGGTGTGGTGCGGGGACCTGGAGGAGGGGCGCAAGTACGTCGACGAGCTCCAGCAGCTCGGGACGCCGGTGCTGGCGGATGTGGTACCCCGCCGCTACGACGAGCTGTTCGCGTTCACGGACGGCTGGGCCACCAGGGACCGCAGCTACGACCTGCGGACGAGGACCGTCACCCGGTTCAGCCCGAACGTGATCGCGGCGCTGATCGACGCGGGTGACGGGCTGCCGTCCGCGTCGACCGGCATCGCGATCCACCACTTCCACGGCTCGGCCTCGCGAGTGCCGGACGTCGGGACGGCGTTCGGGTTCCGCAGGCCGCACTTCGTCGTGGAGATCGTGGCGAGCTGGGACGAGGGGGACGGGGCGGCGGAGCGGGCGTGGACCGGGCGGGTGTCCGACGTGCTCGGTCCGCATGCGCTGCCCGGGGGGTACGCGGGGTTGCTCGGCGCCGACCATCATGAGCAGATCGCCCATGCGTATGGGCCCAATGCGGCGCGGCTGGGGGCGGCGAAGCGGAGGTATGACCCGGAGGGGGCGTTCACGGGGATCCCCCTCCCACCCGCTCCCGAGTAG
- a CDS encoding DUF899 family protein produces the protein MTTTPTTERPGRPPIVDLATWQAARDELLVREKAHTREGDAIAAARRRLPMVEFDGTVEVVGPDGPVPFLDLFQGRDELMVYKHMWHDGAPHQGQCEGCTMAAWHLRDMVYLAARGVSFAVVTTGRWDEVAPFVAFMGYTEPWYSVRDVAGPAGGHMGYITSYLRDGDRTFLTYSTTGRGNEPLTPSLALLDMTPYGRGEAWQDNPEGWPEGNAPCWYWRTDADGNDTWGPTSRPVPQWTRPGATPVETLGRQGHCH, from the coding sequence ATGACCACCACACCGACCACCGAACGGCCCGGCCGCCCGCCCATCGTCGACCTGGCCACCTGGCAGGCCGCCCGAGACGAGCTCCTGGTCCGGGAGAAGGCCCACACCCGCGAGGGCGACGCCATCGCCGCGGCCCGCCGCCGGCTGCCGATGGTGGAGTTCGACGGGACGGTCGAGGTCGTCGGACCCGACGGCCCGGTCCCGTTCCTTGACCTGTTCCAGGGGCGCGACGAGCTCATGGTCTACAAGCACATGTGGCACGACGGCGCGCCGCACCAGGGCCAGTGCGAGGGCTGCACCATGGCGGCCTGGCACCTGAGGGACATGGTCTATCTGGCCGCCCGCGGTGTCTCCTTCGCCGTCGTGACCACGGGCCGGTGGGACGAGGTGGCCCCCTTCGTCGCGTTCATGGGCTACACCGAGCCCTGGTACTCGGTGCGCGACGTCGCCGGGCCGGCCGGCGGACACATGGGTTACATCACCTCCTACCTGCGCGACGGCGACCGCACGTTCCTCACCTACTCCACGACGGGCCGCGGCAACGAACCGCTCACCCCGTCCCTCGCCCTGCTCGACATGACCCCCTACGGCCGCGGTGAGGCGTGGCAGGACAACCCCGAGGGCTGGCCCGAGGGGAACGCACCGTGCTGGTACTGGCGCACGGACGCCGACGGCAACGACACGTGGGGCCCGACCAGCCGCCCCGTGCCCCAGTGGACCCGCCCCGGCGCGACCCCGGTGGAGACCCTTGGCCGGCAGGGCCACTGCCACTGA
- a CDS encoding ATP-binding protein has translation MSEHSARHLRRILRAYLLAWEMPEVIDAGTLAMTELVANVVRHVPGRRCSLRILREPKGLRVEVADDAPGLPRIPPAACPAEQGSGPGELAEDGRGLLLLAGVVDRWGVVPEKGEPGKSVWFECDAGGG, from the coding sequence ATGAGTGAGCATTCGGCGCGGCATCTGCGCCGGATTCTCCGGGCCTATCTGCTGGCCTGGGAGATGCCGGAGGTGATCGACGCGGGAACGCTCGCGATGACCGAGCTGGTGGCGAACGTCGTGCGGCACGTGCCGGGGCGCCGCTGCTCGTTGCGGATCCTGCGGGAGCCGAAGGGGCTGCGGGTGGAGGTGGCGGACGACGCGCCAGGGCTGCCGCGGATCCCACCGGCCGCGTGTCCGGCGGAGCAGGGTTCCGGGCCCGGGGAGCTGGCCGAGGACGGGCGGGGGCTGCTCCTGCTGGCCGGGGTGGTCGACCGGTGGGGGGTGGTGCCGGAGAAGGGCGAGCCGGGGAAGTCGGTGTGGTTCGAGTGCGACGCGGGGGGTGGCTGA
- a CDS encoding helix-turn-helix transcriptional regulator, translated as MVNIRQLDPDASPLDFYGSELRRLREAAGLQQKQLAELMYCTASLVGQVETASKVPTRQFSEAADAALKTDGHMCRLLGLVLRSQLPSWFRPYAAMEAKATYIATYQAQLVYGLLQTEEYARAVLGASGHSDNHEELVAARLERQQILTKDGPPLAWAVLDEAVLHREIGNKGIMRRQLEHLLSQRQVFIQVLPFSVGQHAGLPGTFTLLRFPDDPDVVYTEDFHTGHMTANPEAVREGWLRYARLQAAALSVEDSAALIARVMEERYGKVPGSGGGNVA; from the coding sequence GTGGTCAACATCCGCCAACTCGATCCCGACGCTTCTCCGCTCGACTTCTACGGGTCGGAGCTGCGCCGCCTGAGAGAGGCCGCGGGCCTCCAGCAGAAGCAGTTGGCCGAGCTGATGTACTGCACGGCATCGCTCGTTGGGCAGGTCGAAACGGCCAGCAAGGTGCCGACACGGCAGTTCTCCGAGGCGGCGGACGCAGCGCTCAAGACAGACGGTCACATGTGCCGGTTGCTGGGGTTGGTTCTGCGGAGCCAGCTGCCTTCCTGGTTCCGGCCGTATGCGGCGATGGAGGCGAAGGCGACCTACATCGCGACGTATCAGGCACAACTGGTCTACGGGCTTCTCCAGACCGAGGAGTATGCAAGGGCAGTACTTGGTGCGAGTGGTCATTCGGACAACCATGAGGAGCTGGTCGCGGCTCGACTGGAGCGACAGCAAATCCTGACGAAGGATGGGCCGCCGTTGGCGTGGGCCGTTCTGGATGAAGCTGTGCTGCACCGGGAGATCGGCAACAAGGGCATCATGCGAAGGCAACTTGAACACCTGTTGAGTCAGCGACAGGTGTTCATCCAGGTGCTGCCTTTCTCCGTCGGGCAACACGCTGGCCTACCAGGCACTTTCACGCTTCTACGCTTCCCTGACGATCCGGACGTCGTCTATACCGAGGACTTCCACACCGGCCACATGACGGCAAATCCGGAGGCGGTCAGGGAGGGTTGGCTCCGTTACGCTCGACTTCAGGCTGCTGCACTCTCCGTTGAGGACTCGGCGGCCCTGATCGCCCGAGTAATGGAGGAGCGTTATGGGAAAGTCCCAGGGTCTGGCGGCGGCAACGTGGCGTAA
- a CDS encoding DUF397 domain-containing protein has protein sequence MGKSQGLAAATWRKSSYSADNGGQCVECAPLGAIQWRKSSYSADNGGECVELAPTPAHVAIRDSKNPDHGTVTVSTAAFAAFLAGAVTAAV, from the coding sequence ATGGGAAAGTCCCAGGGTCTGGCGGCGGCAACGTGGCGTAAGTCGTCGTACAGCGCAGATAACGGCGGTCAATGCGTTGAATGCGCACCGCTCGGTGCCATCCAGTGGCGCAAGTCGTCGTACAGCGCAGACAACGGGGGCGAGTGCGTCGAACTCGCCCCCACCCCCGCCCACGTAGCGATACGTGACTCGAAGAACCCCGACCACGGCACCGTGACCGTGAGCACCGCCGCCTTCGCGGCGTTCCTCGCGGGCGCGGTGACCGCCGCCGTCTGA
- a CDS encoding NAD(P)H-dependent oxidoreductase, with protein sequence MAGVRAPGPPGPVGPGYAALGRRVERLGGVQLGDVAALAETDDEAREWALTEPLINEVRAAHTLLIGSPMYNFSVPATLKAWIDRLTFPAAFHAPGTGASVLDGTRVVAVLSRGGAYGPGTPRNGHDFQAPYLRTYFTNLGVPEDRLHIVKAEMTIAGLVPELARFQGFAADSLEAARTAVRSLATDGFR encoded by the coding sequence GTGGCGGGCGTCAGGGCTCCAGGACCGCCAGGACCAGTCGGCCCCGGGTACGCCGCCCTCGGCCGCCGCGTCGAGCGTCTGGGAGGCGTGCAGCTCGGCGACGTCGCCGCCCTCGCCGAGACCGACGACGAGGCGCGCGAATGGGCGCTCACCGAGCCCCTGATCAACGAGGTGCGCGCCGCGCACACCCTGCTCATCGGCTCCCCGATGTACAACTTCTCCGTGCCGGCCACCCTCAAGGCCTGGATCGACCGGCTCACCTTCCCCGCCGCCTTCCACGCCCCCGGCACCGGCGCGTCCGTCCTCGACGGCACCCGCGTCGTCGCCGTCCTCAGCCGAGGCGGCGCGTACGGCCCCGGGACACCCCGCAACGGCCACGACTTCCAGGCCCCCTACCTGCGCACCTACTTCACCAACCTCGGCGTCCCCGAGGACCGCCTGCACATCGTGAAGGCCGAGATGACCATCGCGGGACTCGTCCCCGAACTCGCCCGCTTCCAGGGGTTCGCGGCGGACTCCCTGGAGGCGGCGCGCACGGCGGTACGGTCCCTTGCCACTGACGGCTTCCGGTGA
- a CDS encoding helix-turn-helix domain-containing protein encodes MKNSPSLLPLLRSRLQGELLALVLLHPDQEFSLTDLARDLGVSHTTVLREIERLVEAGILADRRVGRARLVTARTDTPVARPLTELIEVSFGPRPLLADALRGVAGIERAYIYGSWAARYHGESGPPPGDVDVLVVGSPDPDELFDVAEHAGRRLRREVNVHRVSPTAWASPSTDPFLTSVRERPLVELELESESEDED; translated from the coding sequence ATGAAGAATTCGCCCTCACTTCTGCCGCTGCTGCGGTCCCGCCTGCAAGGGGAGCTTCTGGCCCTCGTCCTGCTCCATCCTGATCAGGAGTTCAGCCTGACCGACCTGGCCCGTGATCTGGGCGTCTCGCACACGACCGTGCTGCGTGAGATCGAGCGGCTGGTGGAGGCCGGAATCCTGGCCGACCGCCGTGTCGGCCGCGCGCGTCTGGTGACCGCCCGTACGGACACGCCTGTGGCGCGGCCGCTCACTGAACTGATCGAGGTGTCCTTCGGCCCCCGGCCCCTGCTGGCCGATGCGCTACGGGGGGTCGCGGGGATCGAGCGCGCATACATCTACGGCTCGTGGGCCGCGCGTTATCACGGAGAATCCGGCCCGCCTCCAGGCGACGTCGACGTGCTGGTTGTCGGCAGCCCGGACCCGGACGAACTCTTCGACGTCGCGGAACACGCCGGTCGCCGACTGCGCCGTGAGGTCAACGTCCACCGTGTCAGCCCTACCGCTTGGGCGTCACCATCGACCGATCCGTTCCTCACCAGCGTTCGGGAGCGTCCGCTGGTCGAACTCGAACTCGAATCTGAATCCGAAGACGAAGACTAA
- a CDS encoding N-acetyltransferase — MSIEPAVRRYRPDDRPALDDICIRTGHQGGDARELYTDPALLSTIFAAPYAEMEPELTFVLDDGTGRAVGYVLGTADTPRFADRFRDEWLPQVTGRYPVPTEAPTTPTEIMVMLLHHPERMVRPGLAEYPAHLHIDLLPEWQGRGFGRALMHRFLDELHGRGVPAVHLSMVTANVKARAFYDRLGFRELDVPDPATVTYLGRSTARD; from the coding sequence GTGAGCATCGAACCGGCCGTGCGCCGCTACCGCCCGGATGACCGTCCCGCGCTGGACGACATCTGCATCCGCACCGGCCACCAGGGCGGCGACGCGCGGGAGCTCTACACGGACCCCGCCCTGCTGTCCACGATCTTCGCCGCGCCCTACGCGGAGATGGAGCCGGAGCTGACGTTCGTCCTGGACGACGGCACCGGGCGTGCCGTCGGCTACGTGCTGGGCACCGCGGACACGCCCCGCTTCGCCGACCGGTTCCGCGACGAGTGGCTGCCGCAGGTCACGGGGCGCTACCCGGTCCCGACCGAGGCGCCCACCACCCCCACCGAGATCATGGTGATGCTGCTCCACCACCCCGAGCGCATGGTCCGCCCCGGACTCGCCGAGTACCCCGCCCACCTGCACATCGACCTGCTCCCCGAGTGGCAGGGCCGCGGGTTCGGCCGCGCCCTGATGCACCGCTTCCTGGACGAGCTGCACGGGCGCGGGGTCCCCGCGGTGCACCTCAGCATGGTCACCGCCAACGTCAAGGCCCGTGCCTTCTACGACCGGCTCGGCTTCCGGGAGCTGGACGTGCCGGATCCGG